Proteins encoded in a region of the Coffea eugenioides isolate CCC68of chromosome 4, Ceug_1.0, whole genome shotgun sequence genome:
- the LOC113767927 gene encoding ethylene-responsive transcription factor ERF084: MSRYAYCCSSEPEPTTMNINNPNLNPRAPYVPKLQLFETTDEKLLPQICAQYNGLAGPLLSFSPFSSSKFVEPQSQTRLSNDISWPSPSVADDWDVKPDNKPPVLEGIAAVVGEHVLYGNSNINKYPACNGSSDGSEKLFRPGVEKGRLGGGVGGVQKNYRGVRKRPWGRWSAEIRDRIGRCRHWLGTFDTAEEAARAYDAAARRLRGSKARTNFQIPPVLPLPSPTSSSSSFEVKKTRANHARRKMNKSQKCAVVTSVAHLFSRNPANEAKGSVNLELDLKLGDSFSNKTRASSMVV; the protein is encoded by the coding sequence ATGTCGAGATACGCTTATTGCTGCTCATCAGAACCTGAGCCTACAACAATGAACATAAACAATCCCAACCTCAATCCACGCGCCCCTTACGTTCCTAAACTGCAACTGTTTGAAACAACTGATGAAAAACTGCTTCCTCAAATCTGTGCTCAATATAATGGCCTTGCGGGACCTTTGCTCTCATTTTCTCCATTTTCAAGCTCAAAATTTGTTGAACCACAAAGCCAAACTCGACTCTCAAATGATATATCTTGGCCTTCTCCTTCAGTTGCGGATGATTGGGATGTTAAACCTGATAACAAACCGCCAGTTCTTGAAGGAATTGCAGCGGTTGTTGGAGAGCATGTTCTTTATGGGAATAGCAACATTAACAAATACCCTGCATGCAATGGAAGCTCTGACGGATCAGAGAAGTTGTTCAGGCCTGGGGTTGAGAAGGGAAGACTTGGAGGAGGAGTTGGTGGAGTGCAAAAGAACTATAGAGGTGTAAGGAAGAGGCCGTGGGGAAGGTGGTCAGCTGAGATACGTGACCGTATAGGGCGGTGCCGCCACTGGCTGGGAACCTTTGATACTGCTGAGGAGGCTGCTCGTGCCTATGATGCTGCCGCTAGGAGGCTGAGAGGTTCAAAAGCTAGGACCAATTTTCAAATTCCACCTGTTTTGCCTTTGCCCTCACCAACCTCCTCGTCTTCATCTTTTGAAGTCAAGAAAACAAGGGCAAATCATGCTAGGCGGAAGATGAACAAAAGTCAGAAGTGTGCTGTTGTGACTTCCGTTGCTCATCTTTTCAGCCGTAATCCGGCTAATGAAGCTAAAGGGAGTGTGAACTTGGAGCTGGACTTGAAATTGGGTGAcagttttagtaacaaaactAGGGCTTCTTCCATGGTTGTTTAG
- the LOC113768278 gene encoding uncharacterized protein LOC113768278 codes for MSDEEWVKVATVDDTAVAELLVMLKQVKQPQPSPPPLPAKPALSLEWSVRQRRSKAVVVQAKKQAPRASPTTPLSWSGATSLSGGCVGGGCGSGGCSVDGGPEEESSRPYPLVRPSKRSGISRSKVIGTSENATNKRSRKKKTLAELKEEEDMLQKERRQLKRELATMRLNLEKERARNENFKRIKLELQAPPVVESGPTVKSDEAILDQHVQKMACVDPVPALLPAIIARNEEEGPVQPSAEVSCCEGNKELTASKFVLPDLNIPFEDNSSSDALCGVC; via the exons ATGAGCGACGAAGAGTGGGTCAAAGTGGCGACGGTGGATGACACGGCGGTTGCTGAGCTGCTGGTTATGCTAAAGCAAGTCAAGCAACCGCAGCCCTCCCCGCCGCCCCTGCCAGCAAAGCCGGCTTTATCGCTCGAGTGGAGCGTCCGGCAGAGGCGCTCAAAAGCTGTGGTAGTTCAGGCGAAGAAGCAGGCTCCCAGGGCTAGTCCTACCACGCCTCTCTCATGGAGCGGCGCCACCTCTCTCAGTGGTGGCTGTGTGGGCGGTGGATGCGGAAGTGGCGGCTGCTCCGTCGATGGCGGTCCCGAGGAGGAGTCCAGCCGTCCTTATCCGTTAGTTCGCCCCTCTAAACGCTCCGGCATCTCAAGATCTAAG GTTATCGGAACGAGTGAAAATGCCACCAACAAGAGGTCAAGAAAGAAGAAG ACTTTAGCAGAGCTCAAAGAGGAGGAAGACATGTTGCAAAAGGAAAGAAGGCAGTTGAAGAGG GAATTGGCAACTATGCGTCTCAATTTGGAGAAGGAGAGAGCTAGAAATGAAAACTTCAAGAGAATAAAG CTTGAGTTGCAAGCACCTCCAGTAGTTGAAAGTGGTCCGACAGTCAAATCTGATGAGGCAATTTTGGATCAACATGTTCAGAAGATGGCTTGTGTGGACCCTGTTCCGGCACTCTTACCTGCAATAATtgcaagaaatgaagaggaagGACCAGTTCAACCATCTGCTGAAGTATCTTGTTGTGAAGGGAACAAGGAACTCACAGCTAGTAAATTTGTGCTTCCTGATCTAAACATTCCTTTTGAGGATAATTCCAGCTCCGACGCCTTGTGTGGGGTATGCTAG